One Marinitoga hydrogenitolerans DSM 16785 DNA segment encodes these proteins:
- a CDS encoding glycosyltransferase, giving the protein MNFLTVNKMYYPEIGGVEIVAKKIAEIAKNEGFNSEVLTFNVENIYIKERINNIDVYRLPSIFRKDPIRWSNSYRKKLNELAQKSEILLFHFPSFQPEMEFFILNKYRQNKKICFYHADIVGKGIIGNIYNNIFVENYLKKMNKIIVTSPNILKTSPYLQKYKYKIDIIPLFVDTEHFYYRQNNKRNYLLNKFKAAKDSKLILYIGRFGRYKGLDYLIKSLLNLPKNVFLILIGNGPKKDVLEKLVKVLNLKERVLFLNHISYEELPYYYNAADIFVLPSIDRGEAFGLVGLEAMACGVPVITTELGTGTSFYNLNHITGEVIKPQSSDEISKTILDIINNKYTYDKNEIIKRANEFSLEKFYKNVKEKILNA; this is encoded by the coding sequence ATGAATTTTCTTACAGTTAATAAAATGTATTATCCTGAAATTGGTGGGGTTGAAATTGTTGCAAAAAAAATTGCTGAGATTGCAAAAAATGAGGGATTCAACTCTGAAGTATTAACTTTTAATGTTGAAAATATATATATAAAAGAAAGAATTAACAATATAGATGTTTATAGGCTTCCAAGTATTTTTAGGAAAGATCCAATTAGGTGGTCAAATAGTTACAGAAAAAAGTTAAATGAGTTAGCTCAAAAATCAGAAATTTTGCTATTTCATTTTCCATCTTTCCAGCCAGAGATGGAATTTTTTATATTAAACAAATACAGACAAAATAAAAAGATTTGTTTTTATCATGCAGATATAGTAGGTAAAGGAATAATAGGAAATATATATAATAATATTTTTGTTGAAAATTATTTAAAAAAAATGAATAAAATAATAGTTACTTCCCCAAATATTCTCAAAACATCACCATATTTACAAAAATATAAATATAAAATAGATATTATTCCTCTATTTGTTGATACAGAACATTTTTATTATCGTCAGAATAATAAAAGAAATTATTTATTAAACAAATTTAAAGCGGCAAAAGACTCTAAACTTATTTTATATATTGGAAGGTTTGGAAGATACAAAGGATTAGATTACCTAATTAAGTCTTTATTAAATCTACCAAAAAATGTTTTTTTAATTTTAATAGGAAATGGCCCCAAAAAAGATGTTTTGGAAAAATTGGTAAAAGTATTAAATTTAAAAGAACGTGTATTATTTTTAAATCATATTTCATATGAAGAACTTCCATATTATTATAATGCTGCTGATATATTTGTTTTGCCTTCAATAGATAGAGGAGAGGCTTTTGGATTAGTTGGATTAGAAGCAATGGCATGTGGTGTTCCTGTTATTACTACGGAGCTAGGTACAGGAACATCTTTTTATAATTTAAATCATATAACAGGAGAGGTAATAAAACCACAAAGTTCTGATGAAATATCAAAAACTATTTTGGATATTATAAATAATAAATATACATATGATAAAAATGAAATAATTAAAAGAGCTAACGAATTTTCTTTGGAAAAGTTTTATAAAAATGTTAAGGAGAAGATACTTAATGCGTAA